From the Maridesulfovibrio zosterae DSM 11974 genome, the window GCAGGTGGTGGAATCACAAAAACACTCCATTCAAAATCAAGATTGCGTTCTTCAAAGAAAGGAATATCCCATGAGCCACCAAACAACATCGGTGATCTACCTTGTGCGAACAACTGCAAACTATCAGCATATTTCAATAATTTATGATTACTTGAAATATAAGCAGAGATATCCTTTACCGCTTGAAATGACGCAATCATCTGTTCATCATTGAAGCATCTCTGTCCATTATAATATGCCAGCCTTCCATCAGCACCGCCAATAATGCTTGGGATTACATTTTGAAGAATTAATCCATTAATGGTCCAAGCGTCTCCTGTTGTATTTGCAAACGGAACAATACCCATTTTCTTTATACGTTCAGCTATGGCTAGCAATTCTTCCCATGTTTGGGGAATTGGGATGTTCTCTTTCTCAAAAAAAGATTTATTATAATAAATACCATGAGAAACAGCCATCAAAGGCACACCATAAATATCTCCTTCGCTGGTAGACCAAGCCTTCAGCATAGAGGCTGGAAACTGTTCCCTTATTCCCGGGAGAGAGTTCAATTTAAATAAATATCCAGCTTCATATAACTTTCTGGAGTGAGAAAAAGAGCGAAGATAAAAAAGATCAGGCGCAGTTCCGCTTTCCAACTGCGCTTCGATGACTTCGTTATAATCTGACGGGGAGGTGGGATCGAATTTGATTACGATATGCGGATACTTGTCAGTGAACTTGCTAAGAATATAATTGATCTGCTCGACATCATCTTTTCTCCATGAGCCCAGAGTCAAAATAATCTGTTTCAAATCTTTTGGCTTTTCAGCTTCAGCTTCAGCTTCAGCTTCAATATTTTCATGAGATTTCGAGTCAGTATCTTTTTTCTCGATACCGTGTTGTTCACATCCAGTTAATAAAGTCAGTATGAATATGAACGTTAAGAAAATTATATTTTTCATATCCATTCCATTTGAAGGGTAGAAAGTAAGTCTTGCCTAATTAATATATAATCAATCATAGTAACCATAATTAATTACATACTAAATATCCCGTACCACGCCAATGATTTAGCAGCAACGATTTTTGCTATTGTCTTAATTTATTAATATCTTTAATATCAGGCTCTTACTTAACATGACCAATATAGCAAAACACATCATCAACGGCGCAAAAAAATCACAATACCACTTATTCGCCCCGGTTGACACCAAAGGTTGGCAGCACCCAAAAAACACAGCCTCCAACCCCAATTTACCATAAAGATTCATCGGGCTTACTTCGAGTGTGGCCAATAAATAACAGCTCTCTTCCTCGGCTCTCCTGAGTACAGTTTCTAAATTAGTACAGAATTCTAATTGCCAATATTTTTTCATCCTGATTTTCATTTTCCTCTTAATCTTAATAGCTGCTCCACAATTCTTCTTCCCCACCCTGCTCTGGTCCAGTTTATCCAGCATAGCCAGCAGGCACATGGTAAACAGATCATGCAGTCGACCTTCAACGCTCTGCCCTTCACCTTCAAGTCCGCTGGGCGGTGTGATGTATTTTGCGTGTAGATTTAATGATACGCAGACTGGAACTTTGAATCCTGATTCCTTCGCTTGCGCTGTAACATCAATCAGATTGCCATCTTCGACAGCTTGTTTCCGTGTATATGCGTAGATAAGATTAAACAGTGGATCGCTATTATTAACCATCAGAATCTCCTTCAAATTTAGTATGTTGTTAAATTTGGAGGTTATCCTGTGGTGTGGGTGTCGGTCACGGGGGTAAGTTGATTTTTTTGGTGATTCTGTGGATCAGGTGATGATGAATGAATTGTTGGATTTTTCGGTTGACCGAATATGATGACGGTGACGTATGAGAAACAACCCAAATAAATCTTTACATTAATACACTCAATCATTTAATAACTTAAAATAAAATAACAAATAATTTACCACCCACTTAATAATAGCAAGTTAATGTCAAAACGAAAAAAATTATCTGATGCTGACGAGGCCATGCTACTTTCGCAAGTCGATCGAGTTTGCCCACTTTGTCAAGAGCCTCTTTTTTATCAAAAAAAAGGGAGAAATCATAAAAAGTATGAGCTTGCACACATATACCCACTAAACCCTAAACCAGAAGAGATGATCACTCTTCAAAATGTGGAATTGCTAAGCAAGGACCTTAACTCGCCAGATAATTTAATTCCTTTATGTCCTAATTGCCATACCAAATTTGACAAGCCAAGAACTCACTCTGAATATATAACACTGCTGAATCTAAAAAAGAAACTACTTTCAAAAGACGACCAATCATTTTTATGGAAGAAATATAGCTTGGAGGAAGAATTAGAAAAAATAATTCAAGCTTTATATGATGATGCCACAGAATTAGAAGGAAATTTAGCTCTTGACCCTAAAACAATTGAAAGCAAATTAAACGCATCAATACCAGCACCAACCCAAAAAAAAATTAAATATAACGTATGTGAATATTTTAATTTTATTAAAACTAATTTAAGCCTTCTGGAAAACCAGTCACCCGGAACATCTGAACAAATAGCGCTACAAATCAAAGTATTTTACTTAAATCAAAAAAAACAAAACTTTAGCCAACTACAAATATTTGAAAACCTTGTAAATTGGGTAAAAGTTAAAACGAAGTGTGAATCTATAGAAGGTGCGGAAATCATAATTTCTTTTTTCATACAAAACTGTGAGGTTTTTGAATGATTTTGCCTAATAAGTTCATCCGTTATAAGGATTCAATACTACCAAAGACAAAAGTCCTTATCCTGCCAAGCGGTTCTGAGCTGACAGTGTTAGAATTGTACCAAAAACACAAAAACCACTTTGCGGATGCAGCAGAGTATATTTACGCTCTAGACATGCTATTTGCTTTAAATATTATCGATTTTGACCAAAAACTAGGAACAATTAAATATGTTGACTGAAATATATTGTGACAAATTTAATGAGAAAAACATTTTTTTTAATTCAGGATTAAATGTAGTTCTTGGAGACCAAGAAGCAAGTAACTCTATAGGCAAATCCACAATGTTAATGATTTTGGATTTGATCTTTGGTGGAAAGACCTTTTTCAAAACAAACACTGATACAATAAAAGAATTGGGTCATCATACATACTATTTTACTTTTCACTTTGATGATGAAGATTACTATTTTTGTAAAGACACATCTGAACCTAAACTAGTATATAAATGCAACAAAAACCGCGAGAAGATAGAGACATTAGAGAACAAGGAATACACTAATATCTTAATTACGCTCTACAGACTAGAAAACATAAATATGACTTTTAGAGAAATAGTCTCATTGGTCTCAAGAATTTGGGGCAAAGATAATTTAGATGTTCACAAAGCACTTGCATCGTATAAAGAACAATCAGAAAGTAAAAGTCAAAACTATTTGTTAAGGCTCTTTATCAAACACAAAGGACTTGATGAAATAAGCACAGCACTTTCAGCAAAAGAAAAAAGAAAAACAGCATTAAAAATCATACAAGATGAAAATATTGTACATAAGATAACAAAAAAAGAACTAAAAAATAATGAAACACAGATATTAGATGTACGAAATGAACTAAATGACATTGCCAATAAATTGTCACTGCACGTCAACAACATTCAAGAAATAGTCAATGAAGAAATTTTAGAACTAACAGGACAAAAAGACTCTCTACTAAGAATAAAGTTAGAGCTGAACACAAAGTTAAAACGCATTAATTCTAATTTAGATAAAAATAAAAATATTTCTTCAAGAGAGTTAAAAAATTTACAACAATACTTTCCGACAATTTCGTTAAAAAAAATTGACGATGTTGAACACTTTCACCAAAATATAACTAAAATAATAGAGTCAGAGCTAACAAACAATAAGAATGAAATAACCTCATACCTAATCGAAATAACAGATCAAATTGATCAAATCGATATAAAAATTAATTCAAAACTCACAAAAATCAAAACACCAAGTTCTATTGTAAATAGAATTTATGAATTAACCAAAAAAGAAACTAAACTTGATGAACAAATTCAATTTTATCATGAACAAGCAAAAGTAACAGAAGAGGTCAAAATTCTTAAAACTGAACACAAAACGAAACGAGAAGAGCTTTTAACAGAAATAGCTGAAATAATAAATATTAAGATTAAAAAATTATCGCAAGAAATTTTCAATTCCGATAGAAGTCCAATTATTTCTTTTTCCGGAATGAGTTATAAATATGAGCTTGCAGATGATACTGGAACCGGGACAGCCTATTCAATACTACTTCTTTTAGATTTAGCCTTATTTGAACTAACCGACTTACCATTCATCATCCATGACTCTGTTCTCTTCAAAAACATCAACAATAACGACGTTTCTAAAACAATATCAGTTTACAACAACAATACCAAACAATCATTTATAGCTATTGATGAAATTAATAAATACGGCGAAGAAACGTCAAAACTTCTACAAGATAACTCTTTTTTAAAACTGAATAAAAATAAAGTTCTCTACATCAAAAACTGGAGCAAAAACGCTACAGAGATAAACCAACAGCATGAATAATCAAAACCATCACGATATTAATTATCACAATCATTCTCAAACAAACAGGTTGGCATATCCGGTTGGCAGCACCCCGAAAACAACCCCGTAAAACGCAGAAAAGGGTCAACCCTTTAATATAATTCAAGATGG encodes:
- a CDS encoding ABC transporter substrate-binding protein, encoding MKNIIFLTFIFILTLLTGCEQHGIEKKDTDSKSHENIEAEAEAEAEKPKDLKQIILTLGSWRKDDVEQINYILSKFTDKYPHIVIKFDPTSPSDYNEVIEAQLESGTAPDLFYLRSFSHSRKLYEAGYLFKLNSLPGIREQFPASMLKAWSTSEGDIYGVPLMAVSHGIYYNKSFFEKENIPIPQTWEELLAIAERIKKMGIVPFANTTGDAWTINGLILQNVIPSIIGGADGRLAYYNGQRCFNDEQMIASFQAVKDISAYISSNHKLLKYADSLQLFAQGRSPMLFGGSWDIPFFEERNLDFEWSVFVIPPPAGKECFVTFHPDSGIGLNRSSPYIEEAKLFLQWMTTADFASLVVEQLPGYFPMQNDVISTKNKYAALFLSFNDKYKTDMRFVWGKIRDGSPSAYELSLQSCIDIMNGVMTPVQAADNLQRGLSQWYTPATQCSDNQNGSTQ
- a CDS encoding DUF6573 family protein codes for the protein MVNNSDPLFNLIYAYTRKQAVEDGNLIDVTAQAKESGFKVPVCVSLNLHAKYITPPSGLEGEGQSVEGRLHDLFTMCLLAMLDKLDQSRVGKKNCGAAIKIKRKMKIRMKKYWQLEFCTNLETVLRRAEEESCYLLATLEVSPMNLYGKLGLEAVFFGCCQPLVSTGANKWYCDFFAPLMMCFAILVMLSKSLILKILIN
- a CDS encoding ABC-three component system protein, whose protein sequence is MSKRKKLSDADEAMLLSQVDRVCPLCQEPLFYQKKGRNHKKYELAHIYPLNPKPEEMITLQNVELLSKDLNSPDNLIPLCPNCHTKFDKPRTHSEYITLLNLKKKLLSKDDQSFLWKKYSLEEELEKIIQALYDDATELEGNLALDPKTIESKLNASIPAPTQKKIKYNVCEYFNFIKTNLSLLENQSPGTSEQIALQIKVFYLNQKKQNFSQLQIFENLVNWVKVKTKCESIEGAEIIISFFIQNCEVFE
- a CDS encoding ABC-three component system middle component 7; amino-acid sequence: MILPNKFIRYKDSILPKTKVLILPSGSELTVLELYQKHKNHFADAAEYIYALDMLFALNIIDFDQKLGTIKYVD
- a CDS encoding DUF2326 domain-containing protein, whose product is MLTEIYCDKFNEKNIFFNSGLNVVLGDQEASNSIGKSTMLMILDLIFGGKTFFKTNTDTIKELGHHTYYFTFHFDDEDYYFCKDTSEPKLVYKCNKNREKIETLENKEYTNILITLYRLENINMTFREIVSLVSRIWGKDNLDVHKALASYKEQSESKSQNYLLRLFIKHKGLDEISTALSAKEKRKTALKIIQDENIVHKITKKELKNNETQILDVRNELNDIANKLSLHVNNIQEIVNEEILELTGQKDSLLRIKLELNTKLKRINSNLDKNKNISSRELKNLQQYFPTISLKKIDDVEHFHQNITKIIESELTNNKNEITSYLIEITDQIDQIDIKINSKLTKIKTPSSIVNRIYELTKKETKLDEQIQFYHEQAKVTEEVKILKTEHKTKREELLTEIAEIINIKIKKLSQEIFNSDRSPIISFSGMSYKYELADDTGTGTAYSILLLLDLALFELTDLPFIIHDSVLFKNINNNDVSKTISVYNNNTKQSFIAIDEINKYGEETSKLLQDNSFLKLNKNKVLYIKNWSKNATEINQQHE